GCTGTGCATGTCCCTTCTCCCCAGGGGCTAGCAATGCTGTCCCAGTGAgctggggctgcttctcccctggGCAGGAGCCTCAACGTGGTGGGTGAAGGGGAGACAAGTCGGAGAAGGTCCTTCCCCGGATATCAGGTGTGGGACAGTGGGGACCCAGGGTGGGCAGCTGGGAGTGCCGCCATCCTCCCCACAGTCCCACCAGCCTGGGGGTCCCTGACATGATGGGGGCTGGCAGCACATCCCTAGTACCTGGGTGTCCTTCCAGGTGGTGATCAGACTGTTCTCCAGATCCATCTGGGATACCTGGTCCTCATCGATCTGCCGGGGGAAGGTTGCACAGGGTGAGAAGGAGGACACATTGAGTCAGTGTGGGGTGGGATACGACTTGAGGACACATGGCCAGGATGGAGAGATGCAGGGGGAGGCAGAGGTGGGCAGTATGGAAGGATACAAGGGGAGACAAACACAGCCAGCATGGAGGGAGCTGGCAAGTCCCCTGCAGGGAGCTTACATTGAAGATGCTGACATAGTTGTCAATGAGGTCTTCCATCACCTTGACCTCGTGCTCCCCTTTGCCATCAGTCTGGAAGAGGCTGGGTGCAAAGAGCAGTGACAGGTTCTTGGTGCTCATCTGGTTGAGGTCTGCACATTTCTGTACCCTGGGACAAGGAGGAGAGAGGTGAGGGGCTGGTCCCATGCTGGATGGGGTTTCAGCCCTAGGGACCCTCCTCTGCCTTATACAAACTCTTCTGAAGTCAGGCCATTTTACCCCATCTCCCCAGCAGTGGGAACTTCAAGCCGGGCAGTTCCTGTTTCAAGGACTTCCGGCTGCCATCAAACCAGACAACAGCCCCACCTCAAACTCTGAGTTGGGgatgggaatttatttttttccctgtttttggTGTACTGGGTAAAGTTCATGTTCTACAGGGGGTTGTCCCCTACTCCCAAACCTCCTTTCACTCCCCCTTGCTTCAGGATGACTTTGGGAACATTTGAGGCATCCCAGAGTACTAGCACcagctgcggggctgggggggggcagggcacAGGCACTGGGCTCTTCCTGGGTTGCAGGGATGAGAGCCAGCACTCCCTGGGCAGTGGGGAGACCCCATGCTGCTGGCTGGCCTTGGGAACCCTGGCTGGCCCAGGGGACCCTGCAGGGAGGTAGCCCACTGACCGGTAGAGGTGCCCGATGAGTGCAGCCAGAGTCTTGTGGTTGAGGCGAGGCAGGCGATGAATGAGCTCCTTGTACCGCTCCAGGCGCTGGGGCTTTGAGGAGATTTCTGGAGGAAGAGAAGACATGGCCCATTGCTGAATGCAGCAATTCCAGACCTTACATGGCACCAGGACTGGCACCAGGACCCGTCCCAGAGAGACATTGGTGCCAGAGGTCCCTGTTAGGCAGACCAGCATGGGAGCAGGGGTCAGGTGAAGGAGGTACCTGCAGCCTCCTTCCACTGTGGGTGCAGCTCCAGGGTGAAGACAGGGTCTTCCAGCTCACGGAAGAACCTCTTCAGCACATCGGTGACGTCCTCGATGAAGTTGTCATTGATGCGCAATTTGACATTGCGGGCATCCCGCCGAAACTCCTCCATCAGGACCTTGATCCGGGACTTGGCTCCATTCTTGCGGTAAATCCCCTCATGCCGCAGCCCTGGGGCAGACACATGGGTCATGGGGGCCCAATGCTGCCTAGTGAATCCCCAACAGGGCTGGTGCCCCAAGAGTGGTGCCTCCTGCCTGGACCCATTGGCCACCCAGTTGGTCAGAGGATGTGTCTGGTCAGAggcctggctgtgctgctgctgcgcTGGGCTCACCGTACTGCGTGATGAAGGCGATGCAGCTGTCCACGATGATGGGGATGTCCCCCCGACTCAGCTGCTGGTCCCGCAGAGCATTACCCCGGCCCCCTGCTGACGCCTGGATGTCAGTGTACCACGCTGCTGAGTCCACCCGTGACAAGCCCTGCAGGTAAAATgtcctgagaacaaaggcagaaaagaggGAATGAAGGTTGCCGGGGGCGGGGCAGGTTATCCCCTCCTGCCCATACACACAGCCTAGCTCTGGGACAGGGAGCAAGGCACAGCCAGGCTGAGCCGAGGGACACCCTACCCTGGTGAGAGACCCTGGGCTGGGGTGACATCAGTAAACCCCTTGGCCACAGCCCTGCTGTCCCAGTAGCACCCCCACCATGGGTTTGGGATCAGCATAGACCCACACATCAGTGCCtttgccctgggcagcctgctgaagTTTCTTGGATCGTTCCCCATCATTCCCACAGCTAGAACTCACCTCCCCATCTCCACCAGGATCAGCAGCTCCTTCTTCTCTGGGGTCTCCGTGGGGGGAACCAGACCTGGATTGGGGTGAGTAGTAGAGGGGTCAGAGCCATGCACGGCCACCCAACACACAGACCCTGTCCCAGGCTGCAGCGTGGCACTCACTGAGCTCCTGCAGCCGCCGGAGGTTGATGCTATCCTCAGCCCCATCATCCTCAGTGGGGCAGATGAAGAGGTGAGCTTTCTGCAGGATGAAGAAGGCCTGCTGCCACCGCTCGGGGTTGAGCATGCACTTGTAGCGCAGCTGGCCCACGCGCTGGAACTCATAGCCCAGCAGACAGTGACAGCTCACGGGTGTGAACCACTGCAGGACAGAGCAAGAGAGGAGATGGGTAAAGACAGGGCTCGGCCTCTGAGTGCAGACAACCATGAGGATGGGGGCAGGTCACTGGTGAGGATAGGAGCCCCCAGAAAAGGAAGAATGGTGCTTGCCACAGAGGATGAAGAGATGGGGGACTGAGAGGAATCACAACGGGCAAGTGGTGACAGAGCCCAGGGACCCAGAAGCAGCACAgggtgctggagctggggctggcttACCTTGCCAATGGCGCTGGCCCAGGCTTGCAGTGTCTCAGGCCTGTCGGTTCCCAGCTGCTGCACTTTTTCCCCAGTGAGGAAGAGCTCAAGGGTGAAGTGAAACCTACAGACGATGAACCAGCCTATGAGGGCAGCTCCCTAACCCGAACCTGCACCCAGACCAGAGCATTGCATCAAGCAGGGAGCAATGCCCGTCCCCGCTCTCCATGTGCCCATGGGCTCTCTGGGCATGCAGTGGGACCATGGCTGGGGGTACCTTTCAGTGGGGCCAGGGCTGGCGAGTGCCTGACCTCTGCTCACACCCAGGGAAATGAGGTCCCCACTCTCAATGTGTCCCAGGGGCTCAGTGCATTTCTCCGTCTCAAAGAAGAGCAGGGCTCTCTCCAGGGAGCACCATGTGTGATGGAAGTCTGCAGAACAGGGAGGGTCAGCGGCACTGGGGTATGCACCCCACTGGCTGCCCTCCTGAGCTCCCCATGCTTACCCTCTTTGCTCTTCTTGACGCCTGGGAGCTTGGGGTGGGCTGTGGCCCGGTACAGGTATCCACTGTGTGTGACTGGCTGCGTGATTTCATTGTAGACACCCTCCAGACCTGGTTCCCGTGGACAGGGGCTCCCTGTGGGGAATGGCACTGAGAGCGGGGCAGGAACAGGCACCCACCAAAGAGTGGTACTGGAGGGGCAGGGACATCCCACTCATGCAGGTGTAGGCAAGGGGATGTGCCAGGCATGGGATTCCATGGAAAGGGGCTCCAGAGGAGCCTGCTGCTTTTCACCAACCCAAAAGAGGGGTGCAGTGGGGCAGGATCCCCCAGCGAGCCACAGCACCTGATGCCTTGGCTGTCCATGACTTTGGGGCGTGCTGTGGGGTCAGGGGCAGTGGCAAGGAGGAAGCCCCCTCCATCACAGCCAGACGGAGCTCAAGGGTCCTTGTTACCTGAATggttcctgagccttttgctctCCAGTACCCATGAAAGGTCAACCCCTGGGGCCACCTCATGAGTGGCAGGGTCAGTTGTCAACCCAGCCTCCGAGGATGAGAAGAACTTCAGGATGGTCTTGAGCAGGGCTGGTCCTGCCATCGCAGTACACAGTGCCTGGGATGAGACAGGCACCTGTATTGACCATGTCCTGGCTCACAGAGACGCCCAGCCTGCTGCCAGGGGTGCTTGAAGGCAGTCAAAGCAGTGCACAGCCTCCCACAGAGGCCCCAGCACTGCCCTAGTACTGAAGGGTGAGGGCACACGCAGCCAAGCAGGAGGTGTTGGCATCTCAGATGCAGAGCTTTGGGATGGTTCCCAGCACTCCAGCATCCTGTCTGTACCCTGAGGTGGCCCTTACCTGCAGCACGTCCTCCTGAGTGGCGtagtggggatggggcaggcggTACCGTCCCTCTCGGTACTTGCGGGAGATGAAGTCCCGTCTCTGCTCAGCGCTGGCATCTGGGTAGAGAGTCTCGGCAGTGGGGAGGCGAGCAGCCCAAAATCGATTGGCTCGGTCATTTCCCAGCATGATGAAGAGCTGCAGGAGAGTCCCATGGTCATGGCAAGCACCAGAGCTAGTCAGGAGAAGCAGGATGCCCGGAGACCCTGCATCCCAGGGAAGActgtggggctgctgctctgcctggagaagCAGCCTGGCCCCTGAGCATGCCgtgccagccccagcaccctgccctgaACAACTCTACCTGTACGATTTCATTGGACCAGACGCTAGTGTCAAGCTTCAGACTTTGCACCTTGGAAATGTTGGAGCCCAGGCTGCGGTGCTGCCCTGCAGGGAGCAGGAGAGTGAGCACCCCTTGATCCTGCCAGGGCAGGTGGTACCCAAGTCACACCCATAGCCCAGCCAacaccctgcctgcccaggcagGCCCAGCCCACCACGTGCACACCAGGACCCCATGTGCCCCCCTGGGAGATGTACTGGCCTGCACACTGCTTGCAGATCACAACACACAGGTTGATGGACGCCCAGTCAGGGTTCTGAGCCCAGCAGTCTGCACAGTATTTGTTGGCTTTGTTGGACCAGATCTTCTCTGCCACTTCATAGTCATAGAGCATCTCAGCTATGGCCTCCTGCAAGGCCTCCATCCACTCCCGCTTATCCCGCTCTGACTCCGCCATGAAGCTATGAGCACCAGCACAACCAAAACTCAGGGGCCTGGAGCAACCAGCACCTGGGTCCAGcacccagctgctccccatcTCATCCCACCCACATGCCTGGGATACCTGAATACTTTGAAGGGGGTGATGAGCTCGAAGCTGCGGTTCTTGGCTTCACGGATGGTGGAGCCACGCATCTCAATCAAGCAGATGCCGATGCCCATTTTAAAGAACTGCAATTCAGAGTGACACCGGTGTTGGCTCTGTGGTGCCACAGCAGATGTACCACCCTCGATGTACCAGTGATGCTGGGTTGGAGCCAGGGAGCTGCATCCAGCACTCCCAGCATCTCATCCCTGCTTTGCCTGGACAAGCCACACATCTCATATGGGCCGACATAAAGCATCCTGCAACTACATTATCTTAAAATGAAAGGCAATTTCTGCCCACAGCTGAAACCCAGTCGTTCAAGTCCCTCTGTTTTGGGGATTTGAATCCACACTGAGTCAGGCACACTCACAAAGCAAGTGTCAACTTGAGCATAAACCACAGAGGCCTGATGCTGCTTAGTGCACACCGGGCAAACTGGAAATGAGATGACcggaaaaaaaagaggtgtgaTGAGAGAATTCAGCAGGCAGGAGTTGGGGAGTTCTgtgggcagcaggcagggtgcaaTGGGCTGGCAGAGACCTGATGCGTCCCATGGGGCAAGCCCATATTGCAGCAGGTACGTTTGCTGGTGATTTTGTGGTCATTGATCCATCTGTCCTGTGATGGACTGGAACGCTTTGGTGAGACTAAGATCTAAGTGCCTGGCAGAGATGAAGATAATTTGGTGATAGCGAGGAGATTGGGCAGTGGATCCACTTCTGGTACCTGCTGCATCTCCAAGCCCAGGCTCCCACTACTGCTGCCCTGTGCAGGATCTCCAGCTTCCTGCTCTGCCATTCCCTTTCTCCTGCCTGtcctttccctctctgctctccttTTAGCCCAGGTCCTGGCTAAGCTCCCTCCATTGCTCTCATCCAATGATGATGTGCCATACTCCATTGGCACAGCCCTCTGTGCCAGTGGGGTGTCTGGTCTGGCCACAAACCTGTTCGCTCTTGTACAGCCACATCTCAGGCAGGCTCAGGGCTGCGAACACCTTGGACTTCTGGCCTTTCAGCTCCAGGGTGCCTGACTTCTGGCAGTGAGCAGTATTGGCAGGCCGGGGCTGGGACCCAACCAGGCGCTGGTCCATCACCTTCTTCTGCAGTGTGGAGCACCACTCATTCCTCTGGGCTGGGGACCAGGCATGATGGAGAGGGTCTGAGCCCTTCCCAACAGCTCTGGCATGGAGCAGAGCACCCAACAGGCATGGCAGGGGAGAGGTCCCCTTGCTCATTGTGGCTGGATGTTTTGGGGATGGGGTGAGAGTTGCCTTCGGGATGCTCTGACTGGAGGAAGGAGTAGGGACAGTTCCCTGGGGATTGAGGGTCCTTGGTCTGTGACTTTACTTACCCTCATTCTCAGCACGGAAGACGAAGATGCGGTGGCTGGTGACGACCTGAAATTTGTTGTCCTTCGTGGAGCGAGCCATCTCGATCACAGACAGTGGGATCACCCCCTTGGGGTAGGGTTCCTGGGATGACCCACAGGCAGAGTTATCCCTCTTTGTCCTTCCTTTGAACACCTCCATAACCCAGCCACCCCAGCACCTGCCTTACCAGACATGCTGGCACCATAACTATAGGGGTAAGGGGATGAGCCAGGGATGCCTGCAAGCTCCTGCAATAGTGGCTGATGTGGGGCCATGCATGGGACCTGCTTCTGCATGGGTGCCACTGATGTGGGGCCAGCCCGGCTGactgtgctgcagggctggggcagcggtGCCTGTCAAGCCCAGGTGGCGTGGCAGCCCCCAGTGCCCCGCAGCAGGCCTAACAGGGCCATGCAGAGCCCTCATGGAAGGACAAGAGGACGTGGGACAGGAAACGGCTGTTGTCTCATCCCACGCACCTAACCCACAGTGTCAGCACCCACAGGGAGAAAAGCTCCTCCATGCGGCACATCCTCCACATCCCCCAGGTGCTCAGCTGGGTGCTGCCTCATAGCACAGCCCGGGGGACACcagcagccagcaggagctgaggaTTCAGGTAGGGGTGGCTGGGACCCAGAGATCTCTCGTTTGCAATCTGCCCCAGGGCTTGTGAACCAGCAGGACCCCTCTCACCTGCTCCCTGTTGACAGAGGGACCCCTCACTACTCTGGGCTTCCTATGGCATGAGGCTGTGTTGAGAGCCCCCCAAGCACAGGAGGCATGGCTGCTCAACCCTGGCAATGGTAAAGCAGTGCTGGCTCCTTACAGAAGGACAATGCGAGGCAAAGGGGATATGGCAGCTCACGTGGTGTCAAGGCACCCTACTTAAGCAACACGGTGCAGCCTTCCCACCCTGTCCACATCCTGCCCCTTCATACCTTCTCACTGCTGAAGTACATAAGGTTCTTCCCATCAAAACGGACATAACGCCTCTGGAAGACATAGTTCCTGTTGGGATGGCAGAAAAACATGGCTGTTGAGAAGGGGATGATCCCCGCAAGGACCCCCCATCTGCTCACAGATCCCCCTTTCCCCCAAGGATAACTgcacagagacctttgcagcacagccagggcaCCTGAGAGGGTCTTCTCCTGTGGGGAGGTCTGGCTGCCCTGGTACATGGTGACCAGTGCGCCCGCCTCACCAGCCTTGCCCAAGGGGGCTTTACCTATGGGGACTGTCTCATGGGTGGGTACGTACCCCTGTGGGGAGAGCTTGTCCAGCCAGCCACTGAGCATGGTGGGTCGGGGCTCACAGAGCGATGTGAAGCTGGCGTAGGGGGAGATGGTGAGGTCATCCAGGACCTCATCTGGGTAGAGATGCGCTGGCAGGCTGAATGGGGTGCCCTCAGCCCGTGGTGCATCTACAGTGGAGTAGCCCTCTGTGTCATTCTGGATGATGCGGTCAATAAGCCGGGACCGAGTCTCCTCATCCTCGCTCCTTCCCTCACTGCTGCACTCGCTGCTTGTCCTGTGAGAAATGGGGTTGTGAAGCTGCAGCAACATGACTGCTCACCATGCGGCATCCTGGTCAATGCCATCCCATTTGAGGATGTCCTGTACTGTTC
This genomic interval from Athene noctua chromosome 12, bAthNoc1.hap1.1, whole genome shotgun sequence contains the following:
- the ARAP3 gene encoding arf-GAP with Rho-GAP domain, ANK repeat and PH domain-containing protein 3 isoform X2, producing the protein MSSPCGPDSDIADWLATIHLERYRDVFKQHGYHVARDATSLDGDHLQQIGITATGHRKRILNWAQQTRMFSQSQGGPAAGDTHFRAREVLDVPQAGKDAIQAEPGGATDSFGTQQCVTVPAQASPLEKDPAPPLVKPVPKPRTVFPRSKPEHVLAPVLPTHATEPTHGLGTNGTSTAFVILEGFVPGESSTDLESPEPRPALPAGPGTAVAMGMRASRLRSPAPDHGRTLEASEKSPPSVPSVPPQHSHRVPAAEPSPGSVLEGHPTSNPPLPTTAAPARRDPSPCPRATSQPGTGRGRLEMVSNVIYEGLEPPSAPAENSGEEDGPQGQGLSQPPALSPQELTQPDNKPDPGWRSGGLPPVPQRPTSKPEVNEQPVSPYSETIFRHEAQSQEQKGVGISSDQSYEAVSELDLEQEACRTSSECSSEGRSEDEETRSRLIDRIIQNDTEGYSTVDAPRAEGTPFSLPAHLYPDEVLDDLTISPYASFTSLCEPRPTMLSGWLDKLSPQGNYVFQRRYVRFDGKNLMYFSSEKEPYPKGVIPLSVIEMARSTKDNKFQVVTSHRIFVFRAENEAQRNEWCSTLQKKVMDQRLVGSQPRPANTAHCQKSGTLELKGQKSKVFAALSLPEMWLYKSEQFFKMGIGICLIEMRGSTIREAKNRSFELITPFKVFSFMAESERDKREWMEALQEAIAEMLYDYEVAEKIWSNKANKYCADCWAQNPDWASINLCVVICKQCAGQHRSLGSNISKVQSLKLDTSVWSNEIVQLFIMLGNDRANRFWAARLPTAETLYPDASAEQRRDFISRKYREGRYRLPHPHYATQEDVLQALCTAMAGPALLKTILKFFSSSEAGLTTDPATHEVAPGVDLSWVLESKRLRNHSGSPCPREPGLEGVYNEITQPVTHSGYLYRATAHPKLPGVKKSKEDFHHTWCSLERALLFFETEKCTEPLGHIESGDLISLGVSRGQALASPGPTERFHFTLELFLTGEKVQQLGTDRPETLQAWASAIGKWFTPVSCHCLLGYEFQRVGQLRYKCMLNPERWQQAFFILQKAHLFICPTEDDGAEDSINLRRLQELSLVPPTETPEKKELLILVEMGRTFYLQGLSRVDSAAWYTDIQASAGGRGNALRDQQLSRGDIPIIVDSCIAFITQYGLRHEGIYRKNGAKSRIKVLMEEFRRDARNVKLRINDNFIEDVTDVLKRFFRELEDPVFTLELHPQWKEAAEISSKPQRLERYKELIHRLPRLNHKTLAALIGHLYRVQKCADLNQMSTKNLSLLFAPSLFQTDGKGEHEVKVMEDLIDNYVSIFNIDEDQVSQMDLENSLITTWKDTQLSQAGDLIIEVYLEQKLADCCVTLKVSPTMTAEELTNQVLEMRNVAASLDIWLTFEALENGELERPLHPKEKVLEQALQWCKLPEPSAAYLLVRKVPIGEGSCLFTGIKRETPKCGLLKCREEPPRLLGNKFQERYFVIRDRRLLLLKEKKSAKPEREWPLDAAKIYMGIRKKLKPPAQWGFTLTLDKQQLYLVCSGQAELWDWTTSILKAQHDDLRPVIMRRRSSSDLAKQKFGTMPLVPLHGDSTDTTMLSANQTLRRLHTRRTLSMFFPMKMHQDSLEEQQEKEADADPVYEEVGNFPELAALELGQGLLADLSALPPVDRSRKPAPFPEQPPVTALRSSLPASPAQRVECPTVTKALSLERGLNLDSDKAPAQGLRPTKTASLERNMEPSLALARDWEPAATPGSSPSTETSLEIPRKRSMQPPSPINNKLIQELSSVILRKNEGQSPGPGQPVT
- the ARAP3 gene encoding arf-GAP with Rho-GAP domain, ANK repeat and PH domain-containing protein 3 isoform X1; translation: MSSPCGPDSDIADWLATIHLERYRDVFKQHGYHVARDATSLDGDHLQQIGITATGHRKRILNWAQQTRMFSQSQGGPAAGDTHFRAREVLDVPQAGKDAIQAEPGGATDSFGTQQCVTVPAQASPLEKDPAPPLVKPVPKPRTVFPRSKPEHVLAPVLPTHATEPTHGLGTNGTSTAFVILEGFVPGESSTDLESPEPRPALPAGPGTAVAMGMRASRLRSPAPDHGRTLEASEKSPPSVPSVPPQHSHRVPAAEPSPGSVLEGHPTSNPPLPTTAAPARRDPSPCPRATSQPGTGRGRLEMVSNVIYEGLEPPSAPAENSGEEDGPQGQGLSQPPALSPQELTQPDNKPDSPGWRSGGLPPVPQRPTSKPEVNEQPVSPYSETIFRHEAQSQEQKGVGISSDQSYEAVSELDLEQEACRTSSECSSEGRSEDEETRSRLIDRIIQNDTEGYSTVDAPRAEGTPFSLPAHLYPDEVLDDLTISPYASFTSLCEPRPTMLSGWLDKLSPQGNYVFQRRYVRFDGKNLMYFSSEKEPYPKGVIPLSVIEMARSTKDNKFQVVTSHRIFVFRAENEAQRNEWCSTLQKKVMDQRLVGSQPRPANTAHCQKSGTLELKGQKSKVFAALSLPEMWLYKSEQFFKMGIGICLIEMRGSTIREAKNRSFELITPFKVFSFMAESERDKREWMEALQEAIAEMLYDYEVAEKIWSNKANKYCADCWAQNPDWASINLCVVICKQCAGQHRSLGSNISKVQSLKLDTSVWSNEIVQLFIMLGNDRANRFWAARLPTAETLYPDASAEQRRDFISRKYREGRYRLPHPHYATQEDVLQALCTAMAGPALLKTILKFFSSSEAGLTTDPATHEVAPGVDLSWVLESKRLRNHSGSPCPREPGLEGVYNEITQPVTHSGYLYRATAHPKLPGVKKSKEDFHHTWCSLERALLFFETEKCTEPLGHIESGDLISLGVSRGQALASPGPTERFHFTLELFLTGEKVQQLGTDRPETLQAWASAIGKWFTPVSCHCLLGYEFQRVGQLRYKCMLNPERWQQAFFILQKAHLFICPTEDDGAEDSINLRRLQELSLVPPTETPEKKELLILVEMGRTFYLQGLSRVDSAAWYTDIQASAGGRGNALRDQQLSRGDIPIIVDSCIAFITQYGLRHEGIYRKNGAKSRIKVLMEEFRRDARNVKLRINDNFIEDVTDVLKRFFRELEDPVFTLELHPQWKEAAEISSKPQRLERYKELIHRLPRLNHKTLAALIGHLYRVQKCADLNQMSTKNLSLLFAPSLFQTDGKGEHEVKVMEDLIDNYVSIFNIDEDQVSQMDLENSLITTWKDTQLSQAGDLIIEVYLEQKLADCCVTLKVSPTMTAEELTNQVLEMRNVAASLDIWLTFEALENGELERPLHPKEKVLEQALQWCKLPEPSAAYLLVRKVPIGEGSCLFTGIKRETPKCGLLKCREEPPRLLGNKFQERYFVIRDRRLLLLKEKKSAKPEREWPLDAAKIYMGIRKKLKPPAQWGFTLTLDKQQLYLVCSGQAELWDWTTSILKAQHDDLRPVIMRRRSSSDLAKQKFGTMPLVPLHGDSTDTTMLSANQTLRRLHTRRTLSMFFPMKMHQDSLEEQQEKEADADPVYEEVGNFPELAALELGQGLLADLSALPPVDRSRKPAPFPEQPPVTALRSSLPASPAQRVECPTVTKALSLERGLNLDSDKAPAQGLRPTKTASLERNMEPSLALARDWEPAATPGSSPSTETSLEIPRKRSMQPPSPINNKLIQELSSVILRKNEGQSPGPGQPVT